A genomic stretch from Algoriphagus halophilus includes:
- the trxB gene encoding thioredoxin-disulfide reductase: MSQEIEKVRVLIIGSGPAGYTAAIYASRAGLSPVLYTGGQPGGQLTITNDVENYPGYPDGVMGPQMMEDFRKQAERFGTSVRYGLVTNVDFSVSPKVVTVDEQVTIHAETVIISTGASAKWLGLESETRLNGKGVSACAVCDGFFFRNQEVAIVGAGDTACEEATYLANICSKVYMLVRKDEMRASQIMQKRVMNNPKIEVLWNTETDEILGEEEVNGVRIFNNKTGEKSEIAISGFFVAIGHQPNTEIFKEFIHMDNSGYITTIPGSSKTNIEGVFACGDAQDNVYRQAVTAAGTGCMAALDAERYLAEIENP; encoded by the coding sequence ATGAGTCAAGAAATTGAAAAGGTTCGTGTTTTGATCATTGGATCCGGACCAGCAGGTTATACTGCGGCGATTTATGCTTCTAGAGCAGGTCTTTCTCCAGTTCTTTATACTGGAGGACAACCAGGTGGTCAATTAACCATTACAAATGATGTGGAAAATTACCCAGGCTATCCTGATGGTGTAATGGGACCACAAATGATGGAAGATTTCCGTAAACAGGCTGAAAGATTTGGTACTAGTGTTCGTTATGGCTTAGTAACCAACGTGGATTTCTCCGTTAGCCCAAAAGTAGTTACCGTTGATGAACAAGTAACAATCCATGCTGAAACTGTCATCATTTCCACTGGTGCTTCAGCGAAGTGGTTGGGCTTGGAAAGTGAAACAAGATTGAATGGAAAAGGAGTTTCTGCTTGTGCCGTTTGTGATGGGTTCTTCTTTAGAAATCAAGAAGTGGCCATAGTAGGGGCAGGGGACACCGCATGTGAAGAAGCCACTTATTTGGCCAATATTTGTAGTAAAGTGTACATGTTGGTTAGAAAAGATGAAATGAGGGCATCTCAAATCATGCAAAAACGTGTAATGAATAACCCTAAGATCGAAGTGTTGTGGAATACCGAGACTGATGAGATTTTAGGGGAGGAAGAAGTAAATGGAGTAAGAATTTTTAACAATAAAACCGGAGAAAAATCTGAAATAGCGATTTCTGGCTTCTTTGTTGCTATTGGACATCAACCAAACACCGAGATTTTCAAGGAGTTTATCCATATGGATAATTCAGGTTATATAACCACCATTCCGGGCAGTTCTAAAACAAACATTGAAGGTGTATTCGCTTGCGGTGATGCACAGGACAATGTATATAGACAAGCTGTAACAGCTGCAGGAACGGGATGTATGGCAGCCTTGGATGCGGAGCGGTATTTGGCCGAAATAGAGAATCCATAA
- the rpsO gene encoding 30S ribosomal protein S15: MYLNSEKKQELFKNHGRLKSEKDTGSPESQIALFTHRIKHLTEHLKSNKKDHSSRLGLLKLVGKRRSLLDYLHKKEIERYRAIIADLGIRK, encoded by the coding sequence ATGTATTTAAATTCAGAGAAGAAACAAGAGTTGTTTAAGAATCATGGACGGTTAAAATCTGAAAAAGACACAGGATCTCCTGAGTCTCAGATTGCCCTCTTTACACACAGAATCAAGCATTTGACAGAGCATTTGAAGTCAAATAAGAAGGATCACTCTTCCAGACTTGGTCTTTTGAAGTTAGTAGGTAAGAGAAGATCTCTTCTTGACTATCTTCATAAAAAAGAAATCGAGCGTTACAGAGCTATCATCGCCGATTTAGGAATTAGAAAATAA
- a CDS encoding LptF/LptG family permease: MKKLDKLILGSFIGPFLLTFLVVDFILLTVNMLKYFDEIFGKGLGFLIYMELISYFLISISPMALPLAVLLSSLMTFGNLGEHFELTAIKSSGISLVRALRPIGVFVVVLAFAAYLSNNHLVPKVNLKTFSLLYDIRMKSPALDIKEGVFYDGIPGYSIKVNRKLDDVRLRDIIIYNHNQGQGNLSVTLADSGRMEPFFNDNYMRLTLYNGTNYKEDRATRGISEKPVGFNRATFQENVIIFNLDAFQMSRTPEDLWSTNRAIKDISGIKKGLDSINTLVNDKVYQNYQSAEATFPFFTRDRKLEPLPHIKERRALDDSLRQIKMKKERAIADSLGRIKEKQDSLKRAEVLDSREDDSLEDGRQLKGGVTNSTSKSLPNDSLFLQKRLINRESIAEKEESDSSSIPINPVVIEPKKERIAPLTEEEKARIDSLIYGKGYITNAMTMAMNNSRNLKNSFNIKKAQIDTDEREFRRYEIAWYQKYTQAFACFVMFLIGAPLGAIIKKGGLGMPVLLSIIFFILYYMLTISGEKWAKEGIVDPLFGTWFSNLCLLPFGLFFLKQARKDARLFEPDFYQNIWKKLIERVKVLRAKSV; encoded by the coding sequence ATGAAAAAACTTGATAAGCTAATTCTGGGGTCTTTTATAGGCCCATTTTTATTAACATTTTTAGTAGTGGATTTCATCCTGTTGACTGTCAACATGTTGAAATACTTCGATGAGATCTTTGGGAAAGGTCTGGGTTTTTTGATCTATATGGAGCTGATCTCCTATTTCTTGATCAGTATTTCTCCCATGGCGCTGCCACTTGCGGTACTACTTTCCAGTTTAATGACTTTTGGAAATCTTGGGGAACATTTTGAGTTAACTGCTATCAAAAGTAGTGGGATCTCACTGGTCCGAGCATTAAGGCCTATCGGTGTATTTGTTGTGGTGCTTGCATTTGCTGCCTACTTATCCAATAACCACCTGGTTCCTAAAGTAAACCTAAAAACCTTTAGCCTTTTATATGATATCCGAATGAAGTCTCCTGCATTGGATATCAAAGAGGGCGTATTTTATGATGGGATACCAGGGTATAGTATCAAAGTGAATAGAAAGCTGGATGATGTACGATTAAGGGACATTATCATTTACAATCATAACCAAGGACAAGGAAACCTGAGTGTTACATTGGCCGATTCTGGAAGGATGGAGCCTTTTTTCAATGATAACTACATGAGGTTGACCCTCTATAATGGGACAAACTATAAAGAAGACCGGGCAACCAGGGGGATTTCTGAAAAACCTGTAGGTTTTAACAGGGCAACTTTTCAAGAGAATGTGATCATTTTCAACTTGGATGCTTTTCAAATGAGTAGAACTCCGGAAGATCTTTGGTCTACCAATAGAGCCATTAAAGACATTTCAGGAATCAAAAAAGGATTGGATTCCATCAATACGTTGGTGAATGATAAGGTGTATCAGAATTACCAATCCGCTGAGGCTACCTTTCCTTTTTTTACCAGGGATAGAAAATTAGAACCTTTACCTCACATCAAAGAGCGAAGGGCATTGGATGATTCACTTCGCCAAATTAAAATGAAGAAGGAACGGGCAATTGCGGACTCTTTGGGAAGGATAAAGGAAAAGCAAGATAGCTTAAAGAGGGCTGAGGTATTGGACAGTAGGGAAGATGATTCGCTGGAAGATGGAAGGCAATTGAAGGGAGGGGTTACGAATTCTACCAGTAAATCTTTGCCCAATGACTCTTTGTTTTTGCAAAAAAGATTGATCAATAGGGAAAGTATAGCAGAGAAAGAGGAATCTGATTCCTCATCCATTCCTATTAACCCTGTCGTGATTGAACCCAAAAAAGAACGCATAGCTCCGTTAACTGAGGAGGAAAAGGCTAGAATTGATTCCCTTATTTATGGAAAAGGGTATATCACCAATGCCATGACCATGGCCATGAACAATTCCAGAAACCTTAAGAATTCTTTTAATATTAAGAAGGCTCAAATTGATACGGATGAGCGTGAGTTTAGAAGGTACGAAATTGCTTGGTACCAAAAATATACACAGGCCTTTGCATGCTTTGTGATGTTCTTAATTGGAGCTCCTTTAGGAGCCATCATAAAAAAAGGAGGATTGGGTATGCCTGTGTTGCTTTCCATCATCTTCTTTATTTTATATTACATGTTGACGATCTCCGGAGAAAAATGGGCCAAAGAAGGAATCGTAGATCCTTTGTTTGGAACCTGGTTTTCTAATTTATGCCTGCTGCCATTTGGTTTGTTCTTTTTGAAGCAGGCTAGAAAAGATGCGCGATTATTTGAGCCGGATTTTTATCAGAATATTTGGAAAAAGCTGATAGAACGAGTTAAAGTTCTTCGTGCAAAATCTGTCTGA
- the pnp gene encoding polyribonucleotide nucleotidyltransferase, translating into MLPNLITKSIKLEDGREIIIETGALAKQADGSVVVKMGKAMLLATVVSKKEAGEGVDFLPMSVDYQEKFASSGKIPGGFLKREGRLSDYEILISRIVDRAIRPIFPDDYHADTQIAITLVSGDEEVLPDALAGLAASAALAVSDIPFNGPISEVRVAKIEGKLKINPTPTELESASLEFIVAGSLDYILMVEGEANEIQEEEMLEAMQFAHEEIKRHCQAQIELTKMVGKEVKREYNHEKSDPALFDKMKAELYDKLYASVSKQIANKSERSALIKEIKDEFVASLGEEHEYEASLIGPYFSKIHKEAARNLTLDEKKRLDGRKLNEVRPIWSVVDYLPSAHGSAVFTRGETQSLTTCTLGTKMDEMMVDGATISGYNKFYLHYNFPGFSTGEVKPNRGPGRREVGHGNLAMRALKKVLPPEDKNPYTIRIVSDILESNGSSSMATVCAGSLALMDAGIQIKSAVTGIAMGMISDAKTGKYSILSDILGDEDHLGDMDFKVTGTSKGITACQMDLKVEGLDYSVLKEALLQAKEGRLHILDEITKTLAEPKAELKPHTPRSFMMMIPKELIGAVIGPGGKVIQEIQKDTSTTIVIEEVDNQGKISIYSANQNNMDAAISRIKSIVAQPEIGETYTGKVKNIQPFGAFVEFMPGKDGLLHISEIKWERVENMDGVLEPGEEIMVKLIDVDKKTGKFKLSRKALLPKPEKPSSKEQG; encoded by the coding sequence ATGTTACCAAACTTGATCACCAAATCCATCAAACTAGAAGATGGAAGAGAAATAATTATTGAGACAGGTGCATTGGCTAAACAAGCTGATGGTTCTGTTGTAGTGAAGATGGGAAAAGCTATGCTTTTGGCTACTGTAGTATCCAAGAAAGAAGCAGGCGAAGGGGTGGATTTTTTACCTATGTCCGTAGACTACCAAGAGAAATTTGCTTCCTCAGGAAAGATTCCAGGAGGATTTTTGAAGAGAGAAGGAAGACTTTCCGATTACGAAATTTTGATTAGCCGAATCGTAGATAGAGCTATTCGTCCGATTTTTCCAGATGATTACCATGCTGATACTCAGATTGCCATCACTTTAGTCAGTGGGGATGAAGAGGTACTTCCAGATGCTTTGGCTGGATTGGCAGCGTCTGCTGCTTTAGCAGTATCCGACATTCCATTCAATGGCCCAATTTCTGAAGTTCGAGTGGCTAAAATCGAAGGGAAATTAAAAATTAACCCAACTCCAACTGAGTTGGAATCAGCTTCTTTAGAATTTATTGTAGCAGGTTCTTTGGATTACATTTTGATGGTGGAAGGAGAAGCCAATGAAATTCAAGAAGAGGAAATGCTTGAAGCCATGCAATTCGCCCATGAAGAAATCAAGAGACATTGCCAGGCACAGATTGAACTGACCAAGATGGTTGGTAAAGAAGTAAAAAGAGAATACAACCACGAAAAATCTGATCCAGCCCTTTTCGATAAGATGAAGGCTGAATTATATGATAAATTATATGCTTCTGTAAGCAAGCAAATTGCCAATAAGTCTGAGCGTTCTGCTTTGATCAAAGAAATCAAAGATGAGTTCGTAGCAAGCCTAGGTGAGGAGCATGAATATGAAGCGAGTCTGATCGGCCCTTATTTCAGCAAAATTCATAAAGAAGCGGCAAGAAATTTGACCTTGGACGAGAAGAAAAGATTAGATGGTAGAAAATTGAACGAAGTGAGACCTATTTGGTCTGTTGTGGATTATTTACCTTCTGCTCATGGATCTGCGGTATTTACCAGAGGTGAAACTCAGTCTCTTACTACTTGTACCTTAGGTACTAAGATGGATGAGATGATGGTAGATGGGGCAACTATTTCAGGATATAACAAATTCTATCTTCATTATAATTTCCCAGGATTCTCTACAGGTGAGGTAAAACCGAATAGAGGACCAGGTAGAAGAGAGGTAGGTCATGGTAACTTGGCTATGAGAGCTTTGAAAAAAGTACTTCCTCCTGAAGATAAGAACCCATACACGATTAGAATCGTATCTGATATATTAGAGTCCAATGGTTCTTCATCCATGGCAACTGTTTGTGCAGGATCCCTGGCTTTGATGGACGCAGGTATTCAAATTAAATCCGCAGTTACCGGAATAGCAATGGGGATGATCTCTGATGCAAAAACAGGTAAATATTCGATCTTATCTGATATTTTGGGAGATGAGGATCACCTAGGCGATATGGATTTCAAAGTAACCGGAACTTCCAAGGGAATCACTGCTTGTCAGATGGACTTGAAAGTGGAAGGTCTTGATTATTCTGTATTGAAGGAAGCATTATTGCAGGCCAAAGAAGGAAGACTTCATATTTTGGATGAAATCACCAAAACATTGGCTGAACCTAAAGCTGAATTGAAGCCACATACTCCTAGATCATTTATGATGATGATTCCTAAAGAGTTGATCGGTGCTGTTATTGGTCCAGGTGGTAAAGTGATTCAGGAAATCCAAAAAGATACTTCTACTACTATTGTAATTGAGGAAGTGGATAACCAAGGGAAAATCAGTATTTACTCGGCTAATCAGAATAACATGGATGCTGCAATCAGCAGAATCAAATCCATCGTTGCACAACCTGAAATTGGAGAGACTTATACAGGAAAAGTAAAAAATATTCAACCATTTGGTGCATTTGTGGAATTTATGCCGGGTAAAGATGGTTTACTACATATCTCTGAGATTAAATGGGAACGTGTAGAGAATATGGATGGCGTTCTTGAACCAGGAGAAGAAATAATGGTTAAATTGATCGATGTCGATAAAAAGACTGGTAAATTCAAGCTTTCGAGAAAGGCTTTATTGCCAAAACCGGAAAAACCTTCTTCAAAAGAACAAGGTTAA
- a CDS encoding START-like domain-containing protein translates to MVKNKFVADYQINASKKIVFQYLSTASGLEEWFADEVRINEDKNYIFNFDNEDHYAKLASIRTNSHVKFEFYDPNAPESSDHSYIEFKLEENELTQTLFLKVIDYSDGYDDEELTAIWEGLIGTLKEIIGG, encoded by the coding sequence ATGGTCAAAAATAAGTTTGTTGCTGATTATCAAATCAATGCCTCCAAAAAAATAGTTTTCCAATATTTAAGTACTGCTAGTGGTTTAGAAGAGTGGTTTGCTGATGAAGTCCGGATTAATGAGGATAAGAATTATATTTTCAATTTCGATAACGAAGATCACTATGCTAAACTTGCTTCCATTCGGACCAATTCCCATGTGAAATTTGAATTCTATGACCCCAATGCTCCTGAAAGTTCGGACCATTCTTACATTGAATTTAAATTAGAAGAGAATGAATTGACCCAAACGTTGTTTTTGAAAGTGATCGATTATTCCGATGGATATGATGATGAGGAACTCACTGCAATCTGGGAAGGTTTAATTGGCACATTGAAAGAAATAATTGGTGGTTAA
- a CDS encoding Nramp family divalent metal transporter, whose translation MTSPEIKDPPSLLFEKIKFLGPGFILSASIVGSGELIATTVLGAEGGFITFWVILVSCLVKVAIQLEFGKNAIITGKPLMVSFASLPGPKNWAIWGTFVLTLFKIVQVGGMIGGAAIALNMLFPYLSPYLVVFILGLITSLLIFKNYYYVVERTSILLVFAFTLFTLASLIAVNFSPYSFSLGDILSGLHFELPPHLIFVAIGAFGITGVASDEIIAYTYWCLEKGYATYTGENDGSKAWKSRATAWIKIMYLDAFVAMVIYTLVTASFYLLGAAILHGNELIPSGNELIETLAAIYTQTLGENARFAYLTGAFFVLYSSVFATLAYWTRLFPDIFGELGWINWHNLKERKKWVALLAWVFPLLWAFTFVFVKLPAFMVLFGGVIGSVLLLLVVYAAVHFQLKNQPLQLASGPFSQFMFWISVLSIGLVSLYGILQLF comes from the coding sequence ATGACATCTCCCGAAATAAAAGACCCACCTAGCCTACTTTTCGAAAAAATAAAATTTCTAGGCCCTGGATTTATACTTTCCGCATCCATTGTAGGCTCTGGAGAACTAATAGCAACTACCGTTCTTGGGGCAGAAGGTGGTTTCATCACCTTTTGGGTAATTTTAGTGAGTTGTCTGGTGAAAGTTGCTATCCAACTGGAATTCGGGAAAAATGCCATCATCACAGGTAAACCGCTTATGGTTTCATTTGCCAGCTTACCAGGCCCTAAGAACTGGGCTATCTGGGGCACGTTTGTATTGACACTTTTTAAAATTGTTCAGGTCGGAGGAATGATAGGTGGAGCCGCCATCGCACTCAATATGCTTTTTCCATACCTCTCACCTTACTTGGTGGTATTTATTCTGGGATTGATTACCAGCCTTTTAATTTTTAAAAACTACTATTATGTAGTAGAGCGAACTTCCATTTTGTTAGTTTTTGCGTTTACGCTCTTCACTCTTGCCTCACTGATCGCTGTCAACTTCAGCCCTTATAGTTTTTCTTTGGGAGATATTCTTTCAGGACTTCATTTTGAATTGCCACCTCATTTGATTTTTGTGGCCATTGGGGCATTTGGTATAACCGGTGTCGCCAGCGATGAAATAATAGCCTATACTTATTGGTGCTTAGAAAAAGGGTATGCCACCTACACTGGAGAAAATGATGGCAGTAAAGCATGGAAATCTAGAGCAACAGCTTGGATCAAGATCATGTATCTGGATGCTTTTGTAGCAATGGTAATTTACACCCTCGTTACAGCTTCATTTTATTTATTGGGTGCAGCTATTCTTCATGGAAATGAGCTTATTCCTTCCGGGAATGAATTAATCGAAACCCTAGCTGCTATCTACACGCAAACGTTAGGAGAAAATGCTCGATTTGCCTACCTCACAGGGGCATTCTTTGTGCTTTATTCCAGTGTGTTTGCCACGCTTGCTTATTGGACCCGTTTGTTTCCTGATATTTTTGGTGAATTAGGTTGGATCAATTGGCATAACCTAAAAGAGCGTAAAAAATGGGTGGCCCTATTAGCATGGGTTTTTCCTTTGTTGTGGGCCTTTACGTTTGTTTTTGTCAAGCTTCCCGCATTTATGGTTCTTTTTGGAGGGGTGATAGGTTCCGTACTATTATTGTTGGTAGTCTATGCTGCCGTTCATTTTCAATTGAAAAACCAACCATTACAATTGGCATCGGGCCCTTTCTCTCAATTCATGTTTTGGATAAGTGTTCTATCCATAGGACTTGTTTCCCTGTATGGTATTCTTCAGCTATTCTGA
- a CDS encoding sigma-70 family RNA polymerase sigma factor, with product MRQLKISKQITNRESQSLDKYLQEIGKVDLLTADEEVVLAKRIREGDQLALEKLTKANLRFVVSVAKQYQNQGLSLGDLINEGNLGLIKAAQRFDETRGFKFISYAVWWIRQSILQALAEQSRIVRLPLNRVGSLNKISKTFSELEQRFEREPSPEELAEVLEVTASEVVDTMKISGRHVSMDAPFVQGEENSLLDVLENDGDEKPDDGLMNDSLRKEVQRALSTLTQREADVITLYFGLNGEHAMTLEEIGEKFNLTRERVRQIKEKAIRRLRHTSRSKTLKPYLG from the coding sequence ATGAGGCAGCTAAAAATTAGCAAACAGATTACCAACAGAGAAAGCCAGTCGCTGGATAAATATCTTCAGGAGATCGGTAAGGTAGACCTGTTAACAGCAGATGAAGAGGTAGTTCTGGCCAAAAGAATCAGAGAAGGTGACCAATTGGCATTGGAGAAATTGACGAAAGCCAACCTTCGATTTGTCGTTTCAGTAGCTAAGCAATACCAAAATCAAGGTCTTTCCCTAGGTGATTTGATCAATGAAGGAAACTTAGGTTTGATTAAAGCTGCTCAAAGATTCGATGAAACCCGTGGTTTCAAGTTTATTTCCTACGCTGTTTGGTGGATTAGACAATCAATCCTTCAAGCATTGGCAGAACAGTCTAGAATTGTTCGTTTGCCTTTGAACAGAGTTGGTTCTTTGAATAAAATCAGCAAGACCTTTAGCGAATTAGAACAGAGGTTCGAAAGAGAGCCTTCTCCAGAAGAATTAGCTGAAGTACTTGAAGTAACTGCTAGTGAAGTAGTGGATACGATGAAAATCTCTGGCCGTCACGTTTCTATGGATGCTCCATTTGTTCAAGGGGAAGAAAACAGCCTTTTGGATGTATTGGAAAATGATGGGGACGAAAAGCCGGATGATGGATTGATGAATGACTCTCTTAGAAAAGAGGTTCAGAGAGCACTTTCTACTTTAACCCAACGTGAGGCCGACGTGATCACCCTTTATTTCGGACTCAATGGGGAACATGCAATGACCTTGGAAGAAATTGGTGAAAAATTCAATCTTACCAGGGAAAGAGTAAGGCAGATTAAAGAGAAAGCCATCAGGAGATTGAGACATACTTCTAGAAGTAAGACGTTGAAGCCCTACTTGGGATAA
- a CDS encoding peptidoglycan DD-metalloendopeptidase family protein, translating into MRSFILKIVLGICLSIGFFEANAQVFPKIIKKNNNTTTNASGSQERRNIELRSFDQDSYLRTLSSLTDSIIFENNVNLGKVRSIVSEDPNVMIWAPTNQLVKISEQIQIDSIWITAYEYYSNWDSKKIDIYNFDPKTFQDSVNIRLYDPFFGYEWKMPLGKTPVTSTFGSRWGRWHYGTDLDLVTGDPVYSGFDGIVRVRSYDRYGYGYYLVIRHKNGLETLYGHLSKFLVDVGQEVKAGDIIAKGGSTGRSTGSHLHYELRYRGLPFDPQDVYEFDEEKIIGPNYLITPNTFSHVVKARTAAYHRVRKGETLGAIARRYGVSINTLTRLNGISTRSILRIGQNLRVR; encoded by the coding sequence ATGAGGTCTTTCATTCTAAAAATAGTTTTAGGAATTTGTTTGAGCATTGGTTTCTTTGAAGCTAATGCTCAAGTTTTTCCTAAGATTATTAAGAAAAACAATAATACAACTACCAATGCTTCAGGTTCTCAAGAGCGTAGAAATATAGAACTTAGAAGTTTTGACCAGGATTCCTATCTGAGGACCCTTTCTTCCTTGACTGACTCGATTATATTCGAAAATAATGTCAATCTTGGAAAAGTACGGTCCATCGTAAGTGAGGATCCTAATGTAATGATTTGGGCACCCACCAATCAATTGGTAAAGATCTCAGAGCAAATCCAAATTGACAGTATTTGGATTACCGCCTATGAATACTATTCCAATTGGGATAGTAAAAAAATTGATATTTATAATTTCGATCCTAAGACTTTTCAGGATTCAGTCAATATTAGGTTGTATGATCCTTTCTTTGGCTATGAATGGAAAATGCCTCTAGGCAAAACTCCTGTGACCTCTACCTTTGGCTCCAGATGGGGTAGATGGCACTATGGTACCGACCTGGACTTAGTGACAGGAGACCCTGTTTATAGTGGTTTTGATGGAATCGTAAGGGTTCGGTCCTACGATCGATACGGATATGGTTATTATCTGGTGATTCGACATAAAAACGGACTGGAAACTTTATATGGGCATTTGTCCAAATTCTTGGTGGATGTAGGACAAGAGGTAAAAGCCGGAGATATCATTGCCAAAGGAGGAAGTACCGGAAGAAGTACTGGTTCCCATTTGCATTATGAATTGAGGTATCGAGGACTGCCCTTCGATCCTCAGGATGTATATGAGTTTGATGAAGAGAAAATCATAGGTCCCAATTATTTAATCACCCCCAATACCTTTTCCCATGTGGTAAAAGCAAGAACTGCTGCCTATCATAGAGTAAGAAAAGGAGAAACCTTAGGAGCTATCGCCCGGAGATATGGGGTTTCAATCAATACATTAACCAGACTAAACGGAATTTCTACCCGAAGTATTCTCCGAATAGGACAAAACCTAAGGGTTAGATAA